From a region of the Geothrix sp. 21YS21S-2 genome:
- the rocD gene encoding ornithine--oxo-acid transaminase, translated as MKVDPGLGRHLLEQEERYGTPGPRSLEQVFLRADGAYLWDLQGNRFMDFLGGDGAVSQGHNHTRIAAAMVEQCLRLSLVTQAVRHARLAPFLEKLCTVTGFGAALPMNTGAEAVEVAIKAARRWAYRVKGIPPGKAEILVFTGNDHGQTTTLAGLSCDPDAAGDFGPFGPGFHMVAYGDLNAAGAAVGPCTCAILVEPIQGRAGLRIPPRGYLRGLRELCDRHGLLLLLDEVRSGLGRTGKLFAFEHEGIRPDGAVLGKALTGGFYPASAFLASREVMDLFTPGSHRSTFAGNPLACAVASAALDVLAEERLADRSAELGAYFLARLRAMENPRVQEARGLGLWVGLELRGPEAVRICEALAHEGLLCQAVCDTVIVLVPPLVITREQLDWALEKLERVLGR; from the coding sequence ATGAAGGTTGATCCAGGGCTGGGCCGTCATCTACTTGAGCAGGAGGAGCGGTACGGGACCCCCGGACCCCGTTCCCTTGAGCAGGTGTTCCTGCGCGCCGACGGCGCCTACCTGTGGGATCTCCAGGGGAACCGCTTCATGGATTTCCTCGGGGGGGACGGCGCGGTCAGCCAGGGCCACAACCACACCCGCATCGCCGCCGCCATGGTGGAGCAGTGCCTCCGGCTCTCCCTGGTGACCCAGGCGGTGCGCCACGCGCGGCTGGCCCCCTTCCTCGAGAAGCTCTGCACCGTGACGGGGTTCGGGGCCGCCCTGCCCATGAACACCGGCGCCGAGGCCGTGGAGGTGGCCATCAAGGCCGCCCGGCGCTGGGCCTACCGGGTCAAGGGCATTCCGCCGGGCAAGGCCGAGATCCTCGTGTTCACGGGCAACGACCACGGGCAGACCACGACCCTGGCGGGACTGTCCTGCGACCCGGACGCCGCCGGGGACTTCGGCCCCTTCGGCCCGGGGTTCCACATGGTGGCCTACGGCGACCTGAACGCGGCAGGGGCGGCGGTGGGGCCCTGCACCTGCGCCATCCTGGTGGAGCCCATCCAGGGCCGGGCCGGGCTCCGGATCCCCCCCCGGGGCTACCTGCGGGGCCTGCGGGAACTCTGCGATCGCCACGGGCTCCTGCTGCTGCTGGACGAGGTGCGGTCCGGCCTGGGGCGCACCGGCAAACTGTTCGCCTTCGAACACGAGGGCATCCGCCCCGACGGGGCCGTCCTGGGCAAGGCGCTGACCGGAGGCTTCTATCCGGCCAGCGCCTTCCTGGCCTCCAGGGAGGTCATGGACCTGTTCACCCCCGGTTCCCACCGGTCCACCTTCGCAGGCAACCCCTTGGCCTGCGCCGTGGCCTCCGCCGCCCTGGACGTGCTGGCCGAGGAGCGCCTTGCGGACCGGTCCGCCGAGCTGGGTGCCTACTTCCTCGCACGCCTGCGGGCCATGGAGAACCCCCGCGTGCAAGAGGCGCGGGGCCTGGGCCTCTGGGTGGGGCTGGAGCTGCGGGGCCCCGAGGCCGTCCGGATCTGCGAGGCCCTGGCCCACGAGGGGCTCCTGTGCCAGGCGGTGTGTGATACGGTCATCGTCCTCGTACCGCCCCTGGTGATCACCCGCGAGCAGCTGGACTGGGCCCTGGAGAAGCTGGAGCGGGTCCTGGGCAGGTAA
- a CDS encoding YIP1 family protein, giving the protein MNESNPSESLYGSEAAPQPVKAPGLLEQLVGVFTEPEALFRRLEATPVWGGALALLTLLNTVVAVLWARRVDVDAMLRPMLEANPKIPAESIDNIISMQAKMILPFSVLGGLLGLAVVSLILALVYWIVGSWSHEGRKPSYRQAFSATVVAGLVGAPKAILLGIICSLKTIGGAKPDALSPTSLGFYLAPDSVKLHALFNALDLFTFASIFLIFIATRHTMRLKASGAAICAVIAALLMIALPVLGAR; this is encoded by the coding sequence ATGAATGAATCCAATCCGTCCGAAAGCCTCTATGGCAGCGAGGCCGCTCCGCAACCCGTGAAGGCCCCGGGCCTCCTGGAGCAGCTCGTGGGGGTGTTCACCGAGCCCGAGGCCCTGTTCAGGCGGCTGGAGGCCACGCCGGTGTGGGGAGGCGCGCTGGCCCTCCTGACGCTCCTCAACACCGTGGTCGCGGTCCTGTGGGCCCGCCGGGTGGACGTGGACGCCATGCTCCGTCCCATGCTCGAGGCCAATCCCAAGATCCCCGCCGAGTCCATCGACAATATCATCTCCATGCAGGCCAAGATGATCCTTCCCTTCAGCGTGCTGGGCGGGCTGCTGGGCCTTGCGGTCGTCAGCCTCATTCTGGCCCTGGTCTACTGGATCGTGGGTTCCTGGAGCCACGAGGGCCGCAAGCCCAGCTACCGGCAGGCCTTCTCCGCCACGGTCGTCGCCGGCCTGGTCGGCGCCCCCAAGGCCATCCTTCTGGGGATCATCTGCTCCCTGAAGACCATCGGCGGCGCCAAGCCCGACGCCCTCTCCCCCACGTCCCTGGGTTTCTACCTGGCCCCCGACAGCGTCAAGCTCCACGCCCTCTTCAACGCGCTCGACCTCTTCACCTTCGCCTCCATCTTCCTCATCTTCATCGCCACCAGGCACACCATGCGCCTGAAGGCGTCCGGGGCCGCCATCTGCGCCGTCATCGCGGCGCTCCTGATGATCGCCCTGCCTGTCCTGGGAGCGCGCTAG
- a CDS encoding YbjQ family protein: MATISIHQMPILTTFEPPPGTEIERIIGPCWGITVRSRSIVGTACAGCQQVFGGEITMLTELAGESRNEAMNRLELHSRQMGANAILGFRFDSGDLMQNTNEIVAYGTAVVLRPKPPGA, encoded by the coding sequence ATGGCCACCATCTCCATCCACCAGATGCCCATCCTCACCACCTTCGAGCCGCCCCCCGGCACGGAGATCGAGCGGATCATCGGTCCCTGCTGGGGCATCACCGTGCGCTCCCGCAGCATCGTGGGGACGGCCTGCGCGGGATGCCAGCAGGTGTTCGGCGGCGAGATCACCATGCTGACCGAACTGGCCGGGGAATCGCGCAACGAGGCCATGAACCGCCTGGAATTGCACTCGCGCCAGATGGGCGCCAACGCCATCCTCGGGTTCCGCTTCGATTCCGGGGACCTCATGCAGAACACCAACGAGATCGTGGCCTACGGCACCGCCGTGGTCCTGCGTCCCAAGCCGCCCGGCGCGTGA
- a CDS encoding YafY family protein translates to MAPRKSTKVAAAPEAGTPEAAPEAKTAKPRTRKAAAPVVAAPPAAPAPKAARKPRAAAPTAPAAVPEPTLEASVPAVAAPVPAVLPAAPAGDPLTAPARAVLQAIQDGAAVELLFVDAETNPPRTFEPRQLIFDTFAREWYVWGWDRRYNAERHHRLDLIAQVGPVEGMGRAAQGPYKEGTAANLIGGWLGGEPIRVKAVLLKQWIFAVRQAPAPFPEFVIEELEEGKAQVTFVGTDLRAIARWAMQFGDGIQVIEPQRLQDRIKQVGIAWAGKPAPAPAPAADRPASDRPRRDHGHKEHRSEHRSERENREPREARETREPRDSAPEPRRKPEPSRHVPEAPKPTVKAGKIEIRIDRL, encoded by the coding sequence ATGGCCCCACGAAAATCCACGAAGGTTGCCGCCGCCCCTGAAGCTGGAACGCCTGAGGCGGCCCCCGAAGCAAAGACGGCCAAGCCCCGGACCCGGAAAGCCGCAGCCCCCGTCGTAGCCGCCCCGCCTGCCGCCCCCGCCCCGAAAGCGGCGCGCAAGCCCAGGGCCGCCGCGCCGACGGCCCCCGCCGCCGTGCCCGAACCCACCCTCGAGGCGTCCGTTCCCGCCGTCGCCGCGCCCGTGCCCGCCGTCCTGCCCGCGGCCCCCGCGGGAGACCCCCTCACCGCCCCGGCCCGGGCCGTGCTGCAGGCCATCCAGGACGGGGCCGCCGTGGAGCTGCTCTTTGTCGACGCCGAGACCAATCCGCCCCGCACCTTCGAACCCCGCCAGCTGATCTTCGACACCTTCGCCAGGGAATGGTACGTCTGGGGCTGGGACCGCCGGTACAACGCCGAGCGCCACCACCGGCTGGACCTCATCGCCCAGGTGGGTCCCGTCGAGGGCATGGGCCGCGCGGCCCAGGGCCCCTACAAGGAAGGCACCGCCGCGAACCTCATCGGCGGCTGGCTTGGCGGCGAGCCCATCCGCGTGAAGGCCGTGCTGCTCAAGCAGTGGATCTTCGCCGTGCGCCAGGCCCCCGCCCCCTTCCCCGAATTCGTCATCGAGGAACTGGAGGAAGGCAAGGCCCAGGTCACCTTCGTCGGCACGGATCTGCGGGCCATCGCCCGCTGGGCCATGCAGTTCGGGGACGGAATCCAGGTGATCGAGCCGCAGCGGCTCCAGGACCGCATCAAGCAGGTGGGCATCGCCTGGGCCGGCAAACCCGCCCCGGCCCCCGCGCCCGCCGCCGACCGCCCCGCCTCCGACCGCCCCCGCCGGGACCACGGCCACAAGGAGCACCGCTCCGAGCACCGGTCCGAACGGGAAAACCGGGAGCCCCGGGAAGCCAGGGAGACGCGCGAACCCCGGGATTCCGCCCCGGAACCCCGCCGCAAGCCCGAGCCCTCCCGCCACGTGCCCGAGGCCCCCAAGCCCACGGTCAAGGCCGGCAAGATCGAGATCCGCATCGACCGTCTCTGA
- a CDS encoding site-specific tyrosine recombinase, which yields MPRPVQNPVPERGWPLGWSTSLREFEVFLAVERGLSRHTVSGYLSDLQHLALWAAGAGLPPSDLDRDRVTAFLVSQQSTGKAARSIARLSSALRQFLGFMRMEGEGAAGPESVVRPPRPPRILPRTLSETQVEALLGAPDLNAPLGVRDRAWIELLYASGLRVSELAGLSGLTVFLDEGFLKVMGKGRKERLIPFGESAEHWVRRWLALRPSFRPQDDTLFVGRRGEPLTRQQFWRLLKAYAVRAGIRQEAVSPHVLRHAFATHLLDHGADLRAVQSMLGHADISTTQIYTHVHQTRLRALYDRMHPRS from the coding sequence ATGCCGCGACCCGTCCAGAATCCCGTCCCCGAAAGGGGCTGGCCCCTAGGGTGGAGCACCTCCCTGCGCGAGTTCGAGGTCTTCCTCGCCGTCGAGCGCGGGCTCTCCCGCCACACGGTTTCGGGCTACCTCTCCGACCTCCAGCACCTGGCCCTGTGGGCCGCCGGGGCCGGCCTGCCGCCCTCGGACCTGGACCGGGACCGGGTCACGGCGTTCCTGGTGTCACAGCAGTCCACAGGCAAGGCGGCACGGAGCATCGCGCGCCTCTCCTCGGCGCTCCGCCAGTTCCTGGGTTTCATGCGCATGGAGGGCGAAGGCGCCGCGGGCCCCGAGTCCGTGGTGCGCCCGCCGCGCCCTCCCCGCATCCTTCCCAGGACCCTTTCCGAAACCCAGGTGGAGGCCCTCCTGGGCGCGCCCGACCTGAACGCGCCTCTGGGCGTGCGGGACCGGGCGTGGATCGAGCTGCTCTACGCCTCGGGCCTCCGGGTCTCCGAGCTGGCGGGCCTTTCCGGCCTCACGGTGTTCCTGGACGAGGGCTTCCTCAAGGTGATGGGCAAGGGCCGGAAGGAGCGCCTGATCCCCTTCGGCGAGAGCGCCGAGCACTGGGTGCGCCGGTGGCTGGCCCTGCGCCCCTCCTTCAGGCCCCAGGACGACACCCTGTTCGTGGGAAGGCGGGGGGAACCCCTCACCCGGCAGCAGTTCTGGCGCCTCCTGAAGGCCTACGCGGTCCGGGCGGGCATCCGCCAGGAGGCCGTGAGCCCCCATGTGCTGCGCCACGCCTTCGCCACCCACCTCCTGGACCATGGCGCCGATCTGAGGGCCGTGCAGTCGATGCTCGGCCATGCGGACATCTCCACCACCCAGATCTACACCCACGTGCACCAGACCCGGCTCAGGGCGCTGTACGACCGGATGCACCCAAGATCATAA
- the acpP gene encoding acyl carrier protein, which yields MAEIRKKVIAIIAEQLAKPEDSISENSHFVDDLGADSLDTVEIIMAIEEAFGIEIPESEQEKIRTVGDAISYIEKNAKA from the coding sequence ATGGCTGAAATCCGCAAAAAGGTCATTGCGATCATCGCCGAGCAGCTTGCCAAGCCCGAGGATTCCATTTCCGAGAACAGTCACTTCGTTGACGATCTCGGCGCCGACAGCTTGGATACGGTTGAGATCATCATGGCCATCGAAGAAGCCTTCGGGATCGAGATCCCCGAAAGCGAGCAGGAGAAGATCCGTACGGTTGGCGATGCCATCTCGTACATCGAGAAGAATGCCAAGGCCTGA
- the fabF gene encoding beta-ketoacyl-ACP synthase II, producing MQRRRVVITGMGTVNPCGNTVAETWENLLAGRSGIGTITKFDVTDYACKIAGEVKNFNADLYIDRKEQKKMDLFIQYAMAASQEAMNDSGLGELSKAERELFGISIGSGIGGLSTIWEEANGYRGPRRTSPFFIPSLIINLASGFVSIKYGLQGPNAAMATACATGTHAIGDAARQIMFGYADRMIAGGSDSVINPLGVGGFGAMRALSTRNEAPTEASRPFDKGRDGFVMAEGAGVVVLEEYELAKARGAKIYAEVCGYGMSGDAHHITSPSEDGDGPRRVMAAAIKDAGIAPEQVGYANAHGTSTPAGDRIECSALKGVFGAHVARLKVSSTKSMTGHLLGAAGGLETIVAALVAGTGKIPPTINVVDQDPDCDLDVTANVAGTFDGEYVLNNNFGFGGTNGCLVLRKI from the coding sequence ATTCAGCGCAGGCGCGTCGTCATCACGGGCATGGGGACCGTCAACCCCTGCGGCAACACCGTCGCCGAAACCTGGGAGAACCTCCTGGCCGGCCGGAGCGGCATCGGGACGATCACGAAGTTCGACGTCACCGACTACGCGTGCAAGATCGCGGGCGAGGTGAAGAACTTCAACGCCGACCTGTACATCGACCGCAAGGAACAGAAGAAGATGGATCTGTTCATCCAGTACGCCATGGCCGCCTCCCAGGAGGCCATGAACGACTCGGGACTGGGCGAGCTGAGCAAGGCCGAGCGGGAGCTGTTCGGCATCTCCATCGGCTCGGGCATCGGAGGCCTCTCCACCATCTGGGAGGAGGCCAACGGCTACCGGGGTCCCCGGCGCACGAGCCCCTTCTTCATCCCCAGCCTCATCATCAACCTGGCCTCCGGCTTCGTGAGCATCAAGTACGGCCTCCAGGGCCCGAACGCGGCCATGGCCACCGCCTGCGCCACGGGCACCCACGCCATCGGCGACGCGGCCCGCCAGATCATGTTCGGCTATGCCGACCGCATGATCGCCGGCGGCAGCGACTCGGTCATCAACCCGCTGGGCGTGGGCGGCTTCGGCGCCATGCGCGCCCTCTCCACCCGCAACGAGGCCCCCACCGAGGCCAGCCGTCCCTTCGACAAGGGCCGGGACGGCTTCGTCATGGCCGAGGGCGCGGGCGTGGTGGTGCTCGAGGAGTACGAGCTGGCCAAGGCCCGGGGCGCGAAGATCTACGCCGAGGTCTGCGGGTACGGCATGAGCGGGGACGCCCACCACATCACCAGCCCCAGCGAGGACGGCGACGGGCCCCGGCGCGTCATGGCCGCGGCCATCAAGGACGCCGGCATCGCCCCGGAGCAGGTGGGGTACGCGAATGCCCACGGCACCTCGACCCCCGCCGGCGACCGCATCGAGTGCTCCGCCCTCAAGGGCGTCTTCGGAGCCCACGTCGCCAGGCTCAAGGTGAGCTCCACCAAGTCCATGACCGGCCATCTCCTGGGCGCGGCGGGCGGGTTGGAGACCATCGTGGCGGCCCTCGTGGCCGGCACCGGGAAGATCCCGCCCACCATCAACGTGGTGGACCAGGACCCCGACTGCGACCTGGACGTGACGGCCAACGTCGCCGGCACCTTCGACGGCGAATACGTCCTGAACAACAACTTCGGGTTCGGCGGCACCAACGGCTGCCTCGTCCTGCGGAAAATTTAG
- the uvrB gene encoding excinuclease ABC subunit UvrB: MAAAKPFKLHAPYEPAGDQPEAIEQLVRGIEAGDRWSTLLGVTGSGKTYTMASTIARLQRPALIFAPNKTLAAQLFSEFKQFFPENAVEYFVSYYDYYQPEAYVPERDLFIDKDAKINEELEKLRLSATRNLLERRDTIVVASVSCIYGLGDPSSYMNLSVTLRRGGTRDRAMLLRDLVAIQYARNQMAFEPGVFRVRGDVVEVYPAYEDTAYRIELFGDEIERLSRIDPLRGVVLETLDELTIWPKSHYVTPEDKLLQAIREIKAELEEREAFFRSEGRIVELQRLHQRTIYDIEMMKEMGYCSGIENYSRFLDGRSPGEPPHTLLDYFPEDFVLFMDESHVATGQLHGMFLGDQSRKRTLVDYGFRLPAALDNRPLRFEEFEARVRQLVFVSATPGDYELAQSGGVVVEQVVRPTGLVDPLVEVRPVGTQVDDLLEEIRKVVARDERVLVTVLTKKLAEQLTSYYQELGIKAEYLHSEIDTLERVELLKNLRRGVFDVLIGINLLREGLDLPEVSLVAILDADKEGYLRSARSLIQTIGRAARNVSGKAILYGDRMTDSMERAIGETGRRRQKQLDHNALHGITPETTKRLLDDVMGEALAREFINVPKEDRAAEEPLLYLTDKEFEREVAKLETKMKAFAGKMEFEEAAKLRDRILKARRERLVS; this comes from the coding sequence ATGGCCGCCGCGAAACCCTTCAAGCTCCATGCGCCCTATGAGCCCGCCGGCGACCAGCCGGAGGCCATCGAGCAGCTCGTGCGCGGCATCGAGGCCGGGGACCGCTGGTCCACCCTCCTGGGCGTCACGGGCAGCGGCAAGACCTACACCATGGCCTCCACCATCGCCCGGCTGCAGCGGCCGGCGCTGATCTTCGCGCCCAACAAGACCCTGGCGGCCCAGCTGTTCTCGGAGTTCAAGCAGTTCTTCCCCGAGAACGCGGTGGAGTACTTCGTCAGCTACTACGACTACTACCAGCCCGAGGCCTACGTCCCCGAGCGGGACCTGTTCATCGACAAGGACGCCAAGATCAACGAGGAGCTGGAGAAGCTGCGGCTCTCGGCCACCCGCAACCTGCTGGAGCGGCGGGACACCATCGTGGTGGCCTCGGTGTCCTGCATCTACGGCCTGGGCGACCCGAGCAGCTACATGAACCTCTCGGTGACGCTGCGCCGGGGCGGCACCCGCGACCGGGCCATGCTCCTGCGCGACCTGGTGGCCATCCAGTACGCCAGGAACCAGATGGCCTTCGAGCCGGGCGTGTTCCGGGTGCGGGGGGACGTGGTGGAGGTGTACCCCGCGTACGAGGACACCGCCTACCGCATCGAGCTCTTCGGCGACGAGATCGAGCGGCTCAGCCGCATCGACCCCCTGCGGGGCGTGGTGCTCGAGACCCTGGACGAGCTGACCATCTGGCCCAAGAGCCACTACGTCACGCCCGAGGACAAGCTGCTCCAGGCCATCCGCGAGATCAAGGCGGAACTGGAGGAGCGGGAGGCGTTCTTCCGGTCCGAGGGCCGCATCGTGGAGCTCCAGCGCCTGCACCAGCGCACCATCTACGACATCGAGATGATGAAGGAGATGGGCTACTGCTCGGGCATCGAGAACTATTCCCGGTTCCTGGACGGGCGCAGCCCCGGCGAGCCGCCCCACACGCTCCTGGACTACTTCCCCGAGGACTTCGTCCTGTTCATGGACGAGAGCCACGTCGCCACCGGCCAGCTCCACGGCATGTTCCTGGGGGACCAGTCCCGCAAGCGCACCCTGGTGGACTACGGCTTCCGGCTCCCCGCGGCCCTGGACAACCGGCCCCTGCGCTTCGAGGAGTTCGAGGCCCGCGTCAGGCAGCTGGTCTTCGTGAGCGCCACCCCCGGCGACTACGAGCTCGCGCAGTCGGGCGGCGTGGTGGTGGAGCAGGTGGTGCGTCCCACGGGCCTGGTGGATCCCCTGGTGGAGGTGCGCCCCGTGGGCACCCAGGTGGACGACCTCCTGGAGGAGATCCGCAAGGTGGTGGCCAGGGACGAGCGGGTGCTGGTCACCGTGCTCACCAAGAAGCTGGCGGAGCAGCTCACGTCCTACTACCAGGAGCTGGGCATCAAGGCCGAGTACCTCCACAGCGAGATCGACACCCTGGAGCGGGTGGAGCTCCTGAAGAACCTCCGCCGGGGCGTGTTCGACGTGCTCATCGGCATCAACCTCCTGCGGGAGGGCCTGGATCTCCCCGAGGTGAGCCTCGTGGCGATCCTGGACGCGGACAAGGAGGGCTACCTGCGCAGCGCGCGGAGCCTCATCCAGACCATCGGCCGCGCCGCCCGCAACGTCAGCGGGAAGGCCATCCTCTACGGCGACCGCATGACCGATTCCATGGAGAGGGCCATCGGCGAGACCGGGCGCCGCCGCCAGAAGCAGCTGGACCACAACGCCCTGCACGGAATCACCCCCGAGACCACCAAGCGGCTCCTGGACGACGTCATGGGCGAGGCCCTGGCCCGGGAGTTCATCAACGTCCCCAAGGAGGACCGGGCCGCGGAGGAGCCGCTGCTCTACCTCACCGACAAGGAGTTCGAGCGGGAGGTGGCCAAGCTGGAGACGAAGATGAAGGCCTTCGCCGGCAAGATGGAGTTCGAGGAGGCGGCCAAGCTGCGGGACCGGATCCTGAAGGCGAGGCGGGAGCGGCTGGTCAGTTAG
- a CDS encoding alpha/beta hydrolase-fold protein: MRFQRLLHVAIAVLLLAGTGPLRAQEDSITIGTRARIHSAILKEDRTLLISLPPDYADRRIRCPVIYLLDGSALFLQTVADARFLASQGMAPAMIVVAIENTDRTRDLTPPSSKEKEKFPTSGGADRFREFLVKELRPYLESTYRTEPYSILIGWSFGGLFAVHTLMEEPEAFGAYLAISPSLWWDSEAEGAKAERGFAPGAGFRKFLYLTHGRENNGIPKSVQAFTTILGLKAPALLRWKFDYMSRDNHQSTPSRAIYDGLENLFDGWALSEDRIPGVAEMERQFGRLTEAFGFPCRPSEGRLNRRAYAALQRKKTDEAISLFQYIIRLYPESPNAYDSLAEAYQAAGEPALALENSQSACRLGEKYADPNLPVFLGRLESVRKMQTPSN, translated from the coding sequence ATGCGTTTCCAGCGCCTGCTTCACGTCGCGATCGCCGTTCTCCTCCTGGCGGGCACCGGCCCTCTGCGTGCGCAGGAGGACAGCATCACGATCGGGACCCGGGCCAGGATCCATTCCGCCATCCTGAAGGAAGACCGGACCCTCCTGATCTCCCTGCCCCCGGACTACGCCGACCGGCGGATCCGCTGCCCCGTGATCTACCTCCTGGATGGCAGCGCCCTTTTCCTGCAAACGGTGGCGGACGCCAGGTTCCTGGCAAGCCAGGGCATGGCCCCCGCAATGATCGTCGTGGCCATCGAGAACACCGACCGCACCCGCGACCTCACGCCCCCCTCCAGCAAGGAGAAGGAGAAATTCCCCACCAGCGGTGGCGCGGACCGGTTCCGGGAATTCCTGGTCAAGGAACTCCGACCGTACCTGGAGAGCACCTACAGGACGGAGCCCTATTCCATCCTGATCGGATGGTCATTCGGGGGCTTGTTCGCGGTCCACACCCTGATGGAGGAGCCGGAAGCCTTCGGCGCCTACCTGGCCATCAGCCCGAGCCTGTGGTGGGACAGCGAAGCGGAAGGCGCCAAGGCCGAGCGCGGTTTCGCGCCAGGTGCCGGATTCCGGAAGTTCCTCTACCTGACCCATGGCCGGGAGAACAACGGAATCCCCAAGTCCGTCCAGGCCTTCACCACCATCCTGGGCTTGAAGGCCCCCGCCCTTCTTCGATGGAAATTCGACTACATGTCCCGCGACAACCACCAGTCGACGCCCTCCCGGGCCATCTACGACGGGCTCGAGAACCTGTTCGACGGCTGGGCCCTGTCGGAGGATCGCATTCCCGGGGTGGCCGAAATGGAGAGGCAATTCGGCCGTCTGACCGAAGCCTTCGGTTTCCCTTGCCGGCCAAGTGAAGGGAGGCTCAACCGCAGAGCCTACGCTGCCCTCCAGCGGAAGAAAACGGACGAAGCCATCTCCCTCTTTCAGTACATCATCCGGCTGTATCCTGAATCCCCGAACGCCTACGATTCCCTCGCCGAGGCTTACCAGGCCGCGGGGGAACCCGCCTTGGCCCTGGAGAACAGCCAATCGGCATGCCGCCTGGGGGAGAAATACGCCGATCCGAACCTGCCCGTTTTCCTCGGCCGCCTTGAGAGCGTCCGGAAGATGCAGACACCCTCTAACTGA
- the ltrA gene encoding group II intron reverse transcriptase/maturase has translation MTSNSVSTKQQRIAELARIHPEVAFTSLAYHMDLDWMKEAFGRTRKDGATGVDGVTGKEYGENLESNLQSLLNRAKNGDTYKAPPVRRTYIPKGDGSQRPLGIPAFEDKVLQRAVVMVMEPLYEQDFLDCSYGFRPGRSAHMALEAIWQGLMDMGGGWVLDVDIRKYFDTLDHGKLREILDLRMKDGVLRRLIGKWLNAGVLEKGCITHPETGSPQGGVVSPMLANIYLHEVLDVWFEREVKPRLRGRAFLVRYADDFVMGFAQEEDAKRVMEVLPKRFERYGLTIHPDKTRLVEFWKPREPRDPNGGPGHFDFLGFTHYWATAKNGRWVVKRKTAKSRMSRALTKIGEWMAKHRHLPVREQWRTINQKLVGHFRYYGITGNSRALAHFRYEVGRRWRGWLNRRSQRARMTWDRMNKLLARFPLAPAISYASKLRPQRP, from the coding sequence ATGACATCCAACAGCGTCTCCACGAAACAACAACGGATCGCAGAACTGGCCAGGATCCACCCGGAGGTGGCTTTCACCTCCTTGGCCTACCACATGGACCTGGACTGGATGAAGGAAGCCTTCGGGCGCACCCGCAAGGATGGGGCGACCGGGGTGGACGGCGTGACGGGCAAGGAATACGGGGAAAACCTGGAGTCCAACCTCCAGAGCCTCCTGAACCGGGCTAAGAACGGCGACACCTACAAGGCCCCTCCAGTCCGGAGAACCTACATCCCGAAAGGGGATGGCAGCCAACGCCCCCTGGGCATTCCCGCCTTCGAAGACAAGGTCCTGCAAAGGGCCGTGGTGATGGTGATGGAACCGCTCTATGAGCAGGACTTCCTGGACTGCTCCTACGGGTTCAGGCCCGGGCGCTCCGCGCACATGGCGCTGGAGGCGATTTGGCAGGGGTTGATGGACATGGGGGGAGGCTGGGTGCTTGACGTGGATATCCGTAAGTATTTCGATACTTTGGACCACGGGAAGCTGCGGGAAATCCTTGACCTGCGGATGAAGGACGGCGTTCTGAGGCGCCTGATCGGCAAATGGCTCAACGCGGGCGTGCTGGAGAAAGGATGCATCACGCACCCGGAAACCGGCTCGCCCCAGGGCGGGGTGGTCAGTCCGATGCTCGCCAACATCTACCTCCACGAGGTGCTGGACGTGTGGTTTGAAAGGGAGGTCAAGCCCCGACTCCGGGGTCGGGCCTTCCTGGTGCGCTACGCGGACGACTTCGTGATGGGCTTTGCCCAGGAGGAGGATGCCAAGCGGGTTATGGAAGTCCTGCCCAAGCGGTTCGAGCGGTATGGCCTGACGATCCACCCGGATAAGACCCGGCTGGTGGAGTTCTGGAAGCCGAGGGAGCCCAGGGACCCCAATGGGGGACCAGGCCACTTCGACTTCCTGGGATTCACCCACTACTGGGCCACGGCCAAGAACGGCCGGTGGGTGGTGAAGCGGAAGACCGCGAAGAGCCGGATGAGTCGGGCGCTCACGAAGATCGGGGAGTGGATGGCCAAACACCGCCACCTCCCGGTGCGCGAGCAATGGCGGACGATCAACCAGAAACTGGTCGGTCACTTCAGGTATTACGGGATCACGGGGAACTCCAGGGCCCTGGCGCACTTCCGCTATGAAGTTGGGCGAAGGTGGCGTGGATGGCTCAACCGGAGGTCCCAGCGGGCCCGCATGACCTGGGATCGCATGAACAAGCTTCTGGCTCGGTTCCCACTGGCCCCAGCCATCAGTTACGCATCGAAACTACGTCCTCAGCGACCGTGA